The genomic stretch CAGGTCGGCGCCGGGGGGCGTGCAGCTCATCCTTCGCCCAGTCGCACCACCGCCTGGGGACCGGCCTGCTGAATCACCAGCCAGGGAATCTCCTGCCCCGGGCTGCTCTCCACCAGCAGCAGCCAGCTTCCTTCCTCCAGCCGGTTGCGCAGGCTGCGGATGCGGTCGTCGGCCTCGGAGCGGACGCTGGCGGCGGCGGCGTAGCTGCCCATCCAGCCCGAGCCCATGCCCAGGAGTCCGCCGATCACCGGTTCGCCGTAGGTGCCGGCGAAGGCAAAGGTGTGAAGGTCGGTGATGAAGGTGAACATCAGCCCGGCGAAAAAACCGAACGGCATCAGCCAGCGCACCATGCTGCGCTGCCGCCGCTGCCGGGCCAGAGCCGGGTTGAGCAGCTCGACGGAATCGATGCTGCTTTCTCCTTCCCCCAGGATGGTCAGGACCCTGGGGGCGGGCTGGAGTTCAGTGAGCCGATCGCGCAACCGCTGCAGCTTGCGCCGGTCTTTCATCACCACCACCACCGACAGTCCCAAGATCCAGAGCCACAAAGACCCGATTCTCGGCGTTGGCGGGGGATGCCGTGGCCACCGCTCACTACACTTCACCCCCGGCAGCGTCTGGGATTCTCCAGACCCCCTCTCTCTCCGTCCCTGGTCATGACAAAGGTTCTGGTTTCTGATCCCATCGACCAGACGGGAATCGACATCCTCTCCCAGGTGGCGCAGGTGGATGTGCGAACCGGGTTGCCTCCGGAGCAGTTGCAGCAGATCATCGGCGACTACGACGCCCTGATGATCCGCTCCGGCACCCAGGTGACCGCCGCCATCATCGAGGCCGGCACCCGCCTGAGGATCATCGGCCGAGCCGGTGTCGGTGTCGACAATGTCGATGTCGAGGCCGCCACCCAGCGGGGTGTGCTGGTGGTGAACTCCCCTGAGGGCAACACGATCGCGGCAGCGGAACATGCGCTGGCGATGATGCTGGCCCTCTCCCGCCACGTGCCCCAGGCCCACGTCAGCACCATGGCCGGGGGCTGGGACCGCAAGAAGTACGTCGGCAACGAGCTCTACAAGAAAAAGCTCGGCGTGGTGGGGCTGGGCAAGATCGGCTCCCACGTGGCCCGCGTCGCCAAGGCCATGGGCATGGAGGTGCTGGCCTACGACCCCTACATCTCCGCCGAGCGCGCCCAGTTGCTGCAGGTGCGCCTGATGGCGGTCGGCCCCCTGTTCGCCGAAGCGGATTTCATCAGCCTGCACCTGCCCCGCACCCCGGACACCGAGAACCTGGTGAACGCTGAGCTGCTGGCCACGATGAAGCCGACGGCGCGCCTTGTGAACTGCGCCCGGGGAGGCATCGTCGATGAGAAGGCCCTGGCCGAGGCCGTCAGCTCAGGCACCATCGCCGGCGCCGCCCTCGATGTCTACAACAACGAACCCCTGGAGGCGGACTCGCCGTTGCGCCAGGTGGACGACCGCCTGATCCTCACGCCACACCTGGGGGCCTCCACCGAAGAAGCCCAGGAGAACGTGTCGGTCGATGTGGCCGAGCAGATCCGCGACGTGCTGCTGGGGCTCCCCGCCCGCAGTGCCGTGAACATCCCCGGCCTGACCCCGGAGGTGATGGAGCGGCTCAAGCCCCACCTGCAGCTGGCGGAAACGCTCGGACTGCTGCTCAGCCAGCTGGCTGGAGGCTCGATCCAGGACCTGGAGGTGCGTCTCCAGGGTGAATTCGCCAGCCATCCCTCTCAGCCGCTGGTGGTGGCCGCTCTCAAGGGCCTGCTCTCGAGCGCCCTGGGCGATCGCATCAACTACGTCAATGCCGGGATCGAAGCCCGCAGTCGCGGCATCCACGTGCTCGAGGTCAAAGACGACGCCAGCCGCGACTTCGCCGGCGGCTCCCTTCAACTCACCTGCCGAGGCGGCCAGGGCAGTCACAGCGTCACCGGAGCGGTGTTCGCCGACGGCGACCTGCGCATCACCACGATCGACGAGTTCCCGGTCAACGTGATGCCCACCCGGCACATGCTGATCACCCGCCACCGCGACATGCCCGGGATCATTGGCAACATCGGCTCGCTGCTGGGCGAGCACAACGTCAACATCGCCTCGATGCAGGTGGGCCGCCGCATCGTCCGTGGCGACGCGGTGATGGTGCTGAGCCTCGACGATCCGATCCCCCCCAGCCTGCTGATCTCGATCCACGGGATCAACGGGATTCAGGAAGCCCATCCGGTCACGCTCTGAGCCCTGCTGCCATGTCCCCGGCTCCCCGCTGGTGGCGTCTGGAGATGGAGGCTCCTCCCGAGCTGGAGGAATCCCTTCTCTGGAAGCTGCCCTCCCTCGGCATCCGCCGTGTGGCCATCCAGTTCAGCCCCGATCAGCCCGGTTTCCACCAGCTGGTGGCCTGGCTGCCGGAAGCCGACTGGCCGGAACCGGAGCGGCAGAAGCTGGCCCGGGAGCTCGAGTGCCTCACCGAGCCCTTCGCCATCGCCCTGCCTCCCCTGACCTGGGCGCTGCAGGACGAGGAGGACTGGAGCCTCAGCTGGAAGCGCCACTGGCAGCCTGATCCCGTGGGCGAGCGGTTGCTGATTCTGCCCGCCTGGCTGGATCCCCCCCCGGAGCACGCCGGCCGTGAGCTAATCCGGATCGATCCTGGCAGCGCCTTCGGCACCGGCAGCCACCCCACCACGCGCCTCTGCCTCGAGGCGATGGAGCGGCTGGCGCCGATCGATCAGCGGGTGGCCGATCTGGGCTGCGGCAGCGGAATCC from Synechococcus sp. CBW1107 encodes the following:
- the serA gene encoding phosphoglycerate dehydrogenase — its product is MTKVLVSDPIDQTGIDILSQVAQVDVRTGLPPEQLQQIIGDYDALMIRSGTQVTAAIIEAGTRLRIIGRAGVGVDNVDVEAATQRGVLVVNSPEGNTIAAAEHALAMMLALSRHVPQAHVSTMAGGWDRKKYVGNELYKKKLGVVGLGKIGSHVARVAKAMGMEVLAYDPYISAERAQLLQVRLMAVGPLFAEADFISLHLPRTPDTENLVNAELLATMKPTARLVNCARGGIVDEKALAEAVSSGTIAGAALDVYNNEPLEADSPLRQVDDRLILTPHLGASTEEAQENVSVDVAEQIRDVLLGLPARSAVNIPGLTPEVMERLKPHLQLAETLGLLLSQLAGGSIQDLEVRLQGEFASHPSQPLVVAALKGLLSSALGDRINYVNAGIEARSRGIHVLEVKDDASRDFAGGSLQLTCRGGQGSHSVTGAVFADGDLRITTIDEFPVNVMPTRHMLITRHRDMPGIIGNIGSLLGEHNVNIASMQVGRRIVRGDAVMVLSLDDPIPPSLLISIHGINGIQEAHPVTL
- the prmA gene encoding 50S ribosomal protein L11 methyltransferase, translating into MSPAPRWWRLEMEAPPELEESLLWKLPSLGIRRVAIQFSPDQPGFHQLVAWLPEADWPEPERQKLARELECLTEPFAIALPPLTWALQDEEDWSLSWKRHWQPDPVGERLLILPAWLDPPPEHAGRELIRIDPGSAFGTGSHPTTRLCLEAMERLAPIDQRVADLGCGSGILGLGALRLGARFVAAADTDPLAVRATASNAELNGCPVRPGGPLQVVEGSALELAVLLGEDGPADLLLCNILAPVIAELAGQFRTLLAPAGVGLLSGLLVDQAEELCRLLALEGWSAELVASQGVWGLLQIQWCRAAIPGDVA